From a single Nakaseomyces glabratus chromosome H, complete sequence genomic region:
- the RPL32 gene encoding 60S ribosomal protein eL32 (CAGL0H04521g~Ortholog(s) have structural constituent of ribosome activity, role in translation and cytosolic large ribosomal subunit, nucleus localization) has translation MAASLPHPKIVKKHTKKFKRHHSDRYHRVSENWRKQKGIDSVVRRRFRGNISEPTIGYGSNKKTKFMSPSGHKVVLVSNLKDLETLTMHTKSYAAEIAHNVSSKNRVTLLARAKALGVKVTNAKGRLALEA, from the coding sequence ATGGCTGCCTCTCTACCTCACCCAAAGATTGTCAAGAAGCACACTAAGAAGTTCAAGCGTCATCACTCTGACAGATACCACAGAGTCTCCGAGAACTGGAGAAAGCAAAAGGGTATCGACTCTGTCGTCAGAAGAAGATTCAGAGGTAACATCTCTGAACCAACCATCGGTTACGGTTCCAACAAGAAGACCAAGTTCATGTCTCCATCTGGTCACAAGGTTGTCTTGGTCTCTAACTTGAAGGATTTGGAAACTTTGACTATGCACACCAAGTCTTACGCCGCCGAAATTGCCCACAACGTCTCCTCCAAGAACAGAGTTACTTTGTTGGCTAGAGCTAAGGCTTTGGGTGTCAAGGTTACCAACGCTAAGGGTCGTCTAGCTTTGGAAGCTTAA
- the HLJ1 gene encoding type I HSP40 co-chaperone HLJ1 (CAGL0H04499g~Ortholog(s) have ATPase activator activity, role in ubiquitin-dependent ERAD pathway and endoplasmic reticulum membrane localization) has product MSYNEEQEKVVLSVLSHDKHAFYDILNVERSSSDVDIKKAYRKLAIKLHPDKNPYPKAHEAFKLINRAFEVLSDSQKRQIYDQIGRDPDDRSSGIPSSAAAGGGRGAAAYGPGFEEFNPFQQFFFQQRQQQMFPQEDLFDFLFNGGMGGGPGASFSFGGPGGFRMYTTGNGPFQRARFRRADPREAYRQQQQRRQGNQENELVNSELYEMLRILAPFLLLFLLPLLERFIFG; this is encoded by the coding sequence ATGTCTTATAATGAGGAGCAAGAGAAAGTGGTGTTGTCGGTGCTGTCCCATGACAAGCATGCGTTCTATGACATTCTGAATGTGGAGCGCTCCAGCAGCGATGTGGATATCAAGAAAGCGTACAGGAAGCTCGCCATCAAGTTACACCCGGATAAGAACCCCTACCCGAAAGCACACGAGGCGTTCAAGCTCATCAACAGGGCTTTTGAAGTGCTCAGCGACTCGCAGAAGAGACAGATATACGACCAGATAGGCAGGGACCCCGATGACAGGTCCTCCGGTATACCGAGCAGTGCAGCTGCGGGCGGCGGCCGCGGTGCAGCTGCTTACGGCCCAGGATTCGAAGAGTTCAACCCTTTCCAAcagttcttcttccaacAACGGCAACAGCAGATGTTCCCACAGGAAGACCTTTTCGACTTCTTGTTCAATGGAGGTATGGGGGGCGGCCCAGGCGCTTCATTCTCCTTCGGCGGACCTGGCGGGTTCCGCATGTACACAACAGGCAACGGCCCTTTCCAAAGAGCAAGGTTCAGAAGAGCAGATCCTAGAGAGGCTTATAgacaacagcagcaacgCCGCCAAggaaatcaagaaaatgaaTTGGTCAACTCGGAACTTTACGAAATGCTGCGGATACTCGCTCCTTTCCTGCTGCTTTTCCTACTGCCATTGCTGGAAAGGTTCATTTTTGGTTAG